In Leuconostocaceae bacterium ESL0723, the following proteins share a genomic window:
- a CDS encoding manganese-dependent inorganic pyrophosphatase, with translation MATTQVFGHKNPDTDTIASAIAASYLLNQQGGDTEAVAQGEPNAETQFVLDYFKLAPLRVITKAETDQVVLVDHNEAAQSVDNLAEVQVTHIYDHHKFNFKNATPLYIVAKPWGSVSTILYYEFKQAQLDVTPQLAGLMASGLISDTLLLKSPTTTEWDRQALPELAALAGIDDINAYGIDMLKAGTDLSTRTDQQLLDGDAKSFDMGGHQFRIGQVNTVDIDAVLARQAGLEAAIKSEGYEDFLFIITDILNSNSKAIYLGDAPQAIEAAFGKKLDHDVIDLPGVVSRKKQVVPPLEKQF, from the coding sequence ATGGCAACAACTCAAGTTTTTGGTCATAAAAACCCTGATACTGACACAATTGCATCAGCGATTGCGGCCAGCTACCTACTTAACCAGCAAGGCGGCGATACTGAAGCCGTTGCTCAAGGAGAGCCCAATGCTGAAACCCAGTTTGTGCTGGACTATTTCAAGCTGGCACCCCTGCGGGTGATTACCAAGGCCGAAACCGACCAGGTCGTCCTCGTCGACCACAACGAAGCGGCCCAGTCGGTCGATAACCTGGCTGAGGTGCAGGTAACCCATATCTACGACCACCACAAATTCAACTTTAAGAACGCCACGCCTTTGTATATCGTGGCTAAGCCTTGGGGATCAGTTTCAACCATTTTGTACTATGAATTCAAGCAGGCCCAGTTAGACGTAACGCCCCAGTTGGCCGGTCTGATGGCTTCTGGTTTGATTTCAGATACCTTGCTGCTAAAGAGCCCAACCACGACGGAGTGGGACCGGCAGGCCCTGCCTGAACTGGCTGCCTTGGCCGGGATTGATGACATTAACGCTTATGGAATTGACATGCTGAAGGCTGGTACGGACCTGTCTACCCGGACCGACCAGCAGCTCTTGGATGGGGATGCGAAGTCCTTTGACATGGGTGGCCACCAGTTTAGGATTGGTCAGGTAAACACGGTCGACATTGATGCCGTTTTGGCCCGCCAAGCTGGCCTGGAAGCAGCCATCAAGTCTGAAGGTTATGAAGACTTCCTCTTTATCATCACTGATATTTTGAATTCTAACTCTAAGGCCATCTACCTGGGGGATGCCCCTCAGGCCATCGAAGCTGCCTTCGGTAAGAAGTTGGACCACGATGTGATTGACCTGCCCGGGGTAGTTTCCCGTAAAAAGCAGGTGGTTCCACCCTTGGAAAAGCAGTTTTAA
- the rpmG gene encoding 50S ribosomal protein L33: protein MRIHVVLGNDETGERIYLTSKNRRNTPDRLELKKYSPKLRKVVTFKEVK from the coding sequence ATGCGTATCCACGTTGTTTTAGGAAATGATGAAACTGGTGAGCGTATTTACTTGACGTCCAAGAACCGTCGGAATACGCCTGACCGTTTAGAGTTGAAGAAGTACTCACCAAAACTTCGCAAGGTTGTCACTTTTAAGGAGGTGAAGTAA
- a CDS encoding ribosome maturation factor RimP, with product MSRQTDTVRALIQPIIDQEGLLLWDLTLGNSGGQKVLTILVDRPNHEPITMDMITTFTQAVNQVLDEADPDPIPGAYLLDISSPGADRPLKERWHYEWAKEAGEPIQLALFAPQDGQKKWQGELDQVDDTGLVLKVDDQSHPFTYDQIAKAVLDVQF from the coding sequence ATGAGCAGACAAACTGACACGGTGCGTGCGCTAATTCAACCAATCATTGACCAAGAGGGACTCTTGCTTTGGGATTTAACCCTGGGCAATAGCGGTGGCCAGAAGGTGTTGACGATTTTGGTCGATCGGCCCAACCACGAGCCAATCACGATGGACATGATTACCACCTTTACCCAGGCGGTTAACCAGGTCTTAGATGAAGCCGACCCGGATCCGATTCCAGGCGCCTACCTGCTAGATATTAGCTCACCGGGTGCTGACCGTCCCTTAAAGGAACGGTGGCATTACGAGTGGGCCAAAGAAGCAGGTGAGCCGATTCAACTGGCCCTCTTTGCACCACAGGATGGGCAAAAGAAGTGGCAGGGTGAACTTGATCAGGTGGACGACACCGGTCTAGTGCTAAAAGTTGATGACCAGTCCCATCCCTTTACCTATGACCAGATTGCTAAGGCAGTTTTGGATGTTCAGTTTTAA
- the rpsN gene encoding 30S ribosomal protein S14, with protein sequence MAKKSKIAKAKQREAMVAKYADKRAELKAAGDYIGLAKLPKDSSPVRLHNRDQVDGRPHGYMREFGLSRLNFRQLAHKGQIPGVRKASW encoded by the coding sequence ATGGCTAAGAAGTCAAAGATCGCCAAGGCTAAGCAGCGCGAAGCCATGGTTGCTAAGTACGCTGACAAGCGGGCCGAATTGAAGGCTGCAGGGGACTACATTGGTTTGGCTAAGCTCCCTAAGGACTCTTCACCAGTCCGTTTGCACAACCGTGACCAGGTTGATGGCCGTCCTCACGGTTACATGCGCGAGTTTGGACTTTCCCGTTTGAACTTCCGCCAGTTGGCACACAAGGGTCAAATCCCTGGTGTCCGCAAGGCTTCATGGTAA
- the nusA gene encoding transcription termination factor NusA: MSKELVDALDALEAERGIDRSVVVEALENALKAAYKKQYNAAQNVEATFDDKKGTMTIKQVKEVVPDDEFEDDDTQIPLTKALEINKAYEPGDEIRFDVTPKNFGRMAAQAAKQVIVQKMREATREAVYNRFQDYEDEIITGEVERQDRRFLYVMLAGDQEAVMAPGDQMPNEHYRMHDRIKVLMTKVDNSLKGPQIFVSRTAPDLVKRLFEQEVPEVYDGTVEIVSIAREAGDRSKIAVYTHDPDLDPVGALVGQRGSRVQSVVNELGGEHMDIVEWVEDEAQYIANALNPAEVTDVIFDPDNDRAVTVIVPDDQLSLAIGKKGQNARLAARLTGFKVDIKSESEADEFLNNMAEEGQEIADEVAETDELADEVADAEELAVDEADLAEAELDQEEAEDAADQDDANEAESEHKDVDA; this comes from the coding sequence ATGAGTAAAGAATTAGTTGATGCCTTGGATGCCCTCGAGGCCGAACGTGGGATTGACCGCTCCGTGGTTGTTGAAGCCCTCGAAAACGCCTTGAAGGCGGCCTACAAGAAGCAGTACAATGCGGCTCAAAACGTCGAGGCCACTTTTGATGATAAAAAGGGCACGATGACGATTAAGCAGGTCAAAGAAGTTGTGCCCGATGATGAGTTTGAAGATGATGACACTCAGATTCCTTTGACTAAGGCCTTGGAAATCAATAAGGCTTATGAGCCTGGCGATGAAATCCGCTTTGATGTCACGCCCAAGAACTTTGGTCGGATGGCCGCCCAAGCTGCTAAGCAGGTGATTGTGCAAAAGATGCGCGAAGCCACCCGTGAAGCGGTCTATAACCGTTTTCAAGACTACGAGGATGAAATCATTACCGGTGAGGTTGAGCGGCAAGATCGTCGTTTCCTCTATGTCATGCTAGCTGGTGACCAGGAGGCCGTGATGGCGCCTGGGGATCAGATGCCTAACGAGCACTACCGCATGCACGACCGGATTAAGGTTTTGATGACCAAGGTTGATAACAGCTTGAAGGGTCCTCAAATCTTTGTTTCGCGGACAGCCCCTGACCTGGTCAAGCGCCTGTTTGAACAGGAAGTACCTGAGGTTTATGATGGTACCGTGGAAATTGTTAGCATTGCCCGTGAAGCCGGTGACCGCTCTAAGATTGCCGTTTACACCCACGACCCAGATTTGGACCCAGTTGGGGCCTTGGTTGGTCAGCGTGGTAGCCGTGTGCAAAGCGTGGTGAACGAACTTGGCGGCGAGCACATGGACATCGTTGAGTGGGTTGAAGACGAGGCGCAATACATTGCCAACGCCTTGAATCCGGCTGAGGTGACTGATGTCATCTTTGATCCAGACAATGACCGGGCCGTGACTGTGATTGTGCCAGATGATCAACTATCCTTGGCCATCGGTAAGAAGGGTCAAAATGCCCGTCTTGCTGCCCGTTTGACTGGCTTTAAGGTCGACATTAAGTCCGAGAGTGAAGCCGATGAGTTCTTGAACAACATGGCCGAAGAAGGACAGGAAATCGCCGACGAAGTGGCTGAAACCGATGAGTTAGCGGATGAAGTCGCTGACGCTGAAGAACTGGCAGTTGACGAAGCTGATTTGGCCGAGGCCGAGTTAGACCAGGAAGAAGCCGAAGATGCAGCTGACCAGGATGATGCCAACGAAGCTGAGTCAGAACACAAGGACGTTGATGCCTAA